The Nitrospira sp. genome window below encodes:
- a CDS encoding PilC/PilY family type IV pilus protein gives MNSENVALRGTAILMLIGCLVQSGVGEAQTMDQYYAVPPFVSDQVAPNIVLLLDNSGSMSGLACDNNDDGDCRDPIDLDFNNATSWSGYFDTLRCYTYDSGADARFEPATVKATLAAACGNTEWDGNFLNWATFRRFDAMKKAMIGGDCFVPRAADGTCPTNGTPALKTVRAQANGVNVELALVNYNAGSGANTYAGRIPTADTSGTPGTLYIGTGPAYFCVDNDSTFDSNCGDGYSQGKYWLKIGYGTEPTGVIQQIGASARFGLFEFKPTGDGARMLVGVGSRQSIDFSGSGVETFNTNLAAMVDAVQESFPSTWTPLSESLYETIRYVAQINSTYLAGSYVYPIAFSGGNSNGVSFQANGVGSIGGSEISALTGTEVCPPGYIANACGRDPYFFGSNHTPAWASTSTQVACCKTFIILVTDGAPTQDTNIPVGIRDYAHGQHGVHCTNADTSSPTAPIDTTCNAHPSTAAPFLLGEHKTDYADSGNHYLDDVAYWAHTNDLRPCNGTADGLIPVLNVSGHCLQGFQNVTVYTFFAFGNIAGREILMHAAQLGGFEDSNSNNLPDLVSEWDKVINATGAPGADGIPDNYFESSNVNDLQDRLMATITAILRKSASGTSVSVLSSSSTGEGSIYQAYFFTSDIGQGGANVKWTGYAHGLFVDGFGNFREDTVKDGVLDYKNDLIITTRYDNNPLSSTYRKVLVDKYLDLDGDGVADNPTPTILGDDLKNIKPIWEAGAELANTPSASRKILTWVDSNSNGLVDPTEQVDFSTMNCNALRDYLRYPGDVCSGGSNAMNLINFIRGDEVAGLRTRMIESPLGSGTFKVWKLGDAIHSTPTIVAAPRARFDLVYGDKDYNAYYVQYRSRRQVMYLGANDGMLHAFNGGFYHRGDDPATPGTVEHGWFTKNPTDNSSGPSLGAELWGFVPMQLLPQLQWLAKTDYTHVYYVDLKPTVADVRIFTPDADHPGGWGTILIGGFRMGGSCGRCAVGSGAPPTTATISGVPRTFYSAFFVLDITNPEVDPKLLWTFSDIDLGLTTSTPTVVRTNPTGDAITSKVNEKWYVVFGSGPNSYQGDLPTPPTQTAALYTVDLAAGPGIGNINVTRMPVGTLRSFMTGLISADKDLDFRTDVVYAGRTLHDGSLPWRGKMYRLTMGCTAAPCLPISWGIPNGGTRVPTEMIDTFNDPLLGTVPIGPVTAAPTWTIDDSNQVWVFFGTGRYIGNSDKVDNAIQRLYGMKDKVVNGFCTQSNQLSCWTNDLVDATNAVVCIVCSGSTNQVTDPTNPGVTTFNGTGTTSMVGLVASKDGWRVTLPGPVSITNGSIVTNYSAERSVVIPALFGGTVFFPTFTPTSDFCASDGASYLYALFYKTGTASTSPVIGTSTFGSNTNVTTKVSLGVGMASALSVHFGYEGGGGGGTGPGAKVCSQMSNSSTICTNTGKGDMYSRFVSWVHQRD, from the coding sequence ATGAATAGTGAGAACGTTGCACTTCGTGGAACCGCCATACTGATGCTGATCGGTTGTCTTGTGCAGTCTGGGGTGGGTGAAGCCCAGACGATGGATCAATACTATGCCGTGCCCCCCTTCGTCAGCGACCAGGTTGCGCCCAACATCGTTTTATTGCTTGATAACTCCGGCAGTATGAGTGGACTCGCATGCGATAACAACGATGATGGGGACTGTAGGGATCCAATTGATCTGGACTTCAACAACGCGACCAGTTGGTCAGGCTATTTCGATACGTTGCGCTGTTACACCTATGACTCGGGTGCCGACGCACGGTTCGAGCCAGCGACGGTCAAAGCGACACTCGCAGCAGCTTGCGGCAACACAGAGTGGGATGGGAATTTCTTGAATTGGGCGACGTTTCGGCGATTCGACGCGATGAAAAAAGCGATGATCGGCGGTGACTGTTTCGTGCCTCGGGCGGCGGATGGAACCTGCCCTACGAATGGAACTCCGGCGTTGAAGACTGTCCGGGCACAGGCAAATGGAGTGAATGTCGAGCTTGCTCTCGTGAATTATAATGCCGGATCCGGAGCCAATACCTATGCCGGAAGAATTCCTACGGCAGATACCAGCGGTACTCCAGGAACACTCTATATAGGCACAGGTCCCGCCTACTTTTGTGTTGATAATGACAGTACTTTCGACAGCAATTGCGGAGATGGCTACAGTCAAGGAAAATATTGGCTAAAAATCGGATATGGCACCGAGCCGACAGGGGTCATCCAACAAATCGGGGCCTCTGCCCGATTCGGCCTGTTTGAATTTAAACCGACTGGTGACGGCGCCCGTATGTTGGTGGGTGTGGGGTCCCGCCAGTCGATCGACTTTTCAGGTTCTGGAGTAGAGACGTTCAACACCAACCTAGCTGCCATGGTTGATGCGGTTCAGGAGTCGTTCCCCTCCACCTGGACCCCGCTTTCCGAGTCGTTGTATGAAACGATTCGCTATGTGGCTCAAATCAATTCTACGTACTTGGCCGGGTCGTATGTCTATCCCATCGCCTTTTCAGGAGGAAATTCCAACGGAGTGTCGTTTCAAGCCAATGGAGTCGGCTCGATCGGAGGTTCAGAAATCTCGGCATTGACAGGAACGGAAGTCTGCCCTCCTGGTTATATCGCGAATGCCTGTGGGCGAGATCCTTATTTCTTTGGGAGTAACCACACGCCGGCGTGGGCATCAACTTCTACACAAGTGGCCTGTTGCAAGACCTTCATCATTCTAGTCACTGATGGGGCGCCTACTCAGGACACCAATATACCGGTTGGGATACGGGACTATGCCCATGGTCAACATGGAGTCCACTGCACGAATGCAGATACGAGCAGTCCCACGGCTCCTATCGACACGACTTGTAACGCCCATCCGTCAACCGCGGCACCATTTCTGTTAGGTGAGCATAAGACCGATTATGCCGACAGCGGAAATCACTATCTTGATGACGTGGCCTATTGGGCGCATACCAATGACCTTCGGCCTTGCAATGGAACAGCCGATGGCTTGATCCCTGTATTGAACGTCAGTGGCCATTGCTTGCAGGGATTCCAAAATGTGACGGTCTATACCTTCTTTGCCTTCGGAAATATTGCAGGCCGTGAAATTTTGATGCACGCGGCTCAGCTCGGTGGATTTGAGGACAGCAACAGCAACAATCTTCCAGACTTGGTTTCGGAATGGGACAAGGTCATCAATGCAACAGGCGCACCTGGAGCCGATGGAATTCCGGACAACTATTTCGAGTCTTCGAACGTCAACGATCTTCAAGATCGGCTGATGGCAACGATCACAGCCATCTTGAGAAAGAGTGCCTCAGGCACGTCGGTCTCCGTGTTGTCGTCATCATCGACGGGTGAAGGGTCGATCTACCAGGCCTATTTCTTCACTAGCGACATCGGACAGGGTGGAGCGAACGTCAAGTGGACGGGCTATGCTCATGGCCTGTTCGTCGATGGGTTCGGCAACTTCAGAGAAGATACCGTAAAGGATGGCGTCCTCGATTACAAAAACGACCTCATCATTACGACGAGGTACGATAATAATCCGCTTAGCTCAACCTATAGAAAAGTGCTCGTGGATAAGTACCTCGACCTCGACGGCGACGGTGTTGCTGATAATCCCACGCCGACCATCCTGGGCGATGACCTGAAGAACATCAAGCCGATCTGGGAGGCAGGTGCGGAACTCGCCAACACCCCCTCCGCATCGCGCAAGATTCTCACATGGGTTGATTCAAATAGTAATGGCCTCGTGGATCCTACTGAGCAGGTCGATTTCAGTACGATGAACTGTAACGCCTTGAGGGACTATCTTCGCTACCCGGGCGATGTTTGTTCCGGTGGCAGTAATGCTATGAATCTCATCAACTTCATCCGTGGCGATGAAGTGGCAGGGTTGCGCACCAGGATGATCGAGTCTCCGCTCGGTAGCGGAACGTTCAAGGTTTGGAAACTCGGTGACGCGATTCACTCCACGCCGACGATTGTTGCCGCGCCGAGGGCTCGATTTGATCTGGTATATGGCGATAAAGACTACAATGCCTACTACGTGCAGTATCGTAGCAGACGCCAGGTGATGTACCTGGGAGCGAATGATGGGATGCTCCACGCCTTCAACGGCGGGTTCTATCACAGGGGCGATGACCCTGCGACTCCCGGAACCGTCGAGCATGGGTGGTTTACCAAGAATCCTACTGATAATTCAAGCGGGCCAAGTCTGGGAGCCGAGCTGTGGGGATTTGTTCCGATGCAATTGCTTCCTCAATTGCAATGGTTGGCAAAGACTGACTATACACACGTCTATTACGTCGATCTCAAGCCGACTGTGGCAGATGTCCGTATCTTCACGCCGGATGCCGATCACCCCGGAGGATGGGGCACGATTCTGATCGGTGGGTTCCGCATGGGTGGGAGTTGCGGAAGATGTGCCGTGGGGTCTGGTGCACCTCCCACGACTGCCACTATCAGTGGTGTCCCTCGTACGTTCTATAGCGCGTTTTTTGTCCTCGACATCACCAACCCCGAAGTCGATCCGAAACTCTTATGGACCTTCTCCGATATTGACCTCGGTCTGACAACTAGCACTCCGACCGTCGTGCGGACGAATCCGACAGGTGATGCCATAACGAGCAAGGTCAATGAGAAGTGGTATGTCGTGTTCGGGTCTGGTCCTAATAGTTATCAAGGAGACCTTCCAACCCCGCCGACCCAGACCGCTGCTCTCTACACGGTGGATCTGGCTGCGGGACCTGGCATAGGCAACATCAATGTAACCCGTATGCCTGTAGGGACTCTCCGATCCTTCATGACTGGCCTGATCTCGGCCGATAAGGATCTCGATTTCAGGACGGACGTTGTGTATGCGGGACGAACCTTGCACGATGGATCTCTGCCTTGGAGAGGGAAAATGTATCGCCTCACGATGGGCTGTACTGCAGCTCCCTGTTTGCCGATCAGCTGGGGCATCCCAAACGGAGGCACTCGCGTACCGACCGAAATGATCGATACCTTCAACGACCCTCTACTTGGAACGGTTCCTATAGGCCCTGTGACCGCTGCTCCGACCTGGACGATCGATGACAGCAACCAAGTGTGGGTCTTCTTTGGGACGGGACGATATATCGGGAATTCCGACAAGGTGGATAACGCTATCCAGCGTTTGTACGGCATGAAAGACAAGGTGGTGAACGGATTCTGCACACAGTCCAACCAGCTCAGTTGTTGGACGAATGATCTTGTCGATGCAACGAACGCGGTAGTCTGCATCGTTTGCAGCGGCTCCACCAATCAAGTGACTGATCCGACCAATCCTGGTGTCACAACGTTCAATGGAACGGGAACGACCTCAATGGTCGGCTTGGTGGCCTCGAAAGATGGTTGGCGCGTCACCTTGCCAGGTCCGGTCAGTATTACGAATGGAAGCATCGTCACGAACTACTCAGCTGAACGGTCTGTCGTGATTCCGGCTTTGTTTGGAGGGACGGTCTTTTTCCCAACCTTCACTCCGACATCCGATTTCTGCGCCTCGGATGGAGCCAGCTATCTCTATGCTCTCTTCTACAAGACTGGAACTGCCTCCACGTCACCGGTTATTGGAACTTCGACTTTTGGTAGCAATACCAATGTGACGACGAAAGTCTCGCTTGGAGTTGGTATGGCCTCTGCCTTGTCAGTCCACTTCGGCTACGAAGGGGGCGGAGGCGGAGGAACCGGCCCAGGAGCGAAGGTATGTTCGCAGATGAGTAACAGCAGCACCATATGCACGAATACTGGCAAAGGCGACATGTATAGTAGGTTTGTCAGCTGGGTCCATCAACGGGACTAG
- a CDS encoding PilW family protein, producing MIASHNPIIFTQRGFTLTEIMVATMMTTAIIAAGLGALTVTQKTTRMTNQVVNTQATARTGLDMITADLKLAGFGMQGLVGGAVLGGVGNCVVNGMPAALIPADNTPGGPDLGPDSISMVVPMTNSIAAVGALWQLNIPAVPGTIGGPNQSIATLPLMNNAVNGMGAVIPGGASVLPGMAVTIGGVAGSRIAAGGTPSSLNLNPAIPAPSTFGHGTQVYLLQCITYQVIPPPDPLNLCQGNAPCLVRGVAPGVPLPGTPPNCANPNPSPPLPHPCVPIMDGVEDLQLAYACDGCNANINGGEPDGTIDDMNGSNSFDQGDFMAGITGVNWFLQPPGSKMTTNKIRMAQVSIVARQTRTDQGTGEGISTLVQNTNTILTISDHNHANGVFALGDNSTPAQQQAYLQFRRRILTRTVELRNQRY from the coding sequence ATGATCGCATCTCACAATCCAATCATATTTACCCAGCGGGGATTTACCCTCACTGAGATTATGGTTGCTACCATGATGACCACAGCGATCATAGCGGCGGGCTTAGGGGCCCTCACGGTCACCCAAAAGACCACCAGAATGACCAATCAAGTGGTGAATACTCAGGCGACAGCGAGAACCGGCCTCGATATGATCACGGCGGACTTGAAGCTCGCAGGTTTCGGCATGCAGGGGCTGGTGGGAGGGGCGGTACTTGGAGGGGTGGGCAATTGCGTCGTGAATGGAATGCCTGCGGCGTTGATTCCAGCTGATAATACTCCTGGCGGCCCCGATCTTGGGCCAGATTCAATCTCAATGGTTGTGCCGATGACGAATTCGATTGCCGCGGTCGGGGCGCTGTGGCAGTTGAACATCCCGGCTGTACCAGGGACGATTGGCGGTCCGAATCAATCGATTGCCACGCTCCCTTTGATGAACAATGCGGTCAATGGCATGGGAGCGGTGATTCCAGGCGGAGCCTCTGTGTTGCCTGGGATGGCGGTAACCATTGGAGGTGTTGCAGGATCACGAATCGCCGCCGGAGGAACCCCTTCAAGCTTGAACCTGAACCCAGCCATACCAGCTCCATCGACATTTGGCCACGGCACACAAGTCTATTTGCTCCAATGCATCACTTACCAAGTGATTCCTCCACCGGATCCTCTCAATCTCTGTCAGGGTAATGCGCCTTGCCTGGTCCGCGGAGTAGCACCGGGTGTCCCGCTTCCTGGGACTCCACCCAATTGTGCTAACCCAAATCCAAGTCCTCCCCTTCCTCATCCCTGTGTGCCGATTATGGATGGGGTAGAAGACCTCCAGCTGGCCTATGCCTGCGACGGTTGTAACGCCAACATTAACGGAGGAGAGCCGGACGGTACCATCGATGACATGAACGGGTCCAACTCATTCGATCAGGGAGATTTTATGGCCGGTATCACCGGCGTCAACTGGTTCCTTCAGCCCCCTGGCAGCAAGATGACAACGAACAAAATACGCATGGCTCAGGTCAGCATCGTGGCGAGACAAACCAGGACCGATCAAGGAACGGGCGAAGGAATATCAACACTTGTCCAAAACACCAATACGATACTCACGATCAGCGATCATAATCATGCGAATGGGGTGTTTGCCCTCGGCGATAACAGCACACCTGCTCAGCAACAAGCATATCTACAGTTTAGGAGACGAATCCTGACCAGGACAGTCGAGCTCAGAAACCAGAGGTACTAA
- the pilV gene encoding type IV pilus modification protein PilV → MNAQSEKGFTLVEVLVSAAILGVGVMGMAAMQGMAFTKNVDANDLSIVTNIASDMMERIQANRQYAWGYHNLQALGPGNCAALPAPPPTGVTTLASLNVVRVIQGDCTQWLNLVQASNLVNVQGLVQVTNGVPANPSLGARQVVVQVQWNDRGAGQRLRMVRLQTTLVAE, encoded by the coding sequence ATGAATGCCCAGAGTGAGAAAGGCTTTACTCTCGTGGAAGTCTTGGTCTCGGCCGCCATTCTCGGAGTTGGCGTAATGGGGATGGCGGCGATGCAAGGCATGGCCTTTACCAAGAATGTTGATGCGAACGACCTGTCGATTGTTACGAACATCGCGTCGGACATGATGGAACGCATTCAGGCCAATCGGCAGTACGCCTGGGGATACCACAATCTCCAGGCACTAGGTCCAGGGAATTGTGCAGCCCTTCCTGCTCCGCCGCCCACCGGCGTGACCACGCTCGCTTCCCTCAACGTTGTTCGAGTGATTCAAGGTGACTGTACGCAATGGTTGAACTTGGTTCAAGCATCCAATCTGGTCAATGTACAAGGACTGGTTCAGGTTACTAACGGCGTTCCGGCCAATCCATCACTAGGGGCGAGGCAAGTGGTTGTACAGGTACAGTGGAATGATCGAGGCGCAGGCCAACGGCTCAGAATGGTTCGCTTGCAGACGACTCTTGTTGCTGAATGA
- a CDS encoding prepilin-type N-terminal cleavage/methylation domain-containing protein: protein MLVRQAIRDRRLLNDQQGFTLLEIMIVVAIIGISAALAVPNFTMMYARHELYQTTTSLYNRLVFARSSAISRNAMIVATPANVPGSQSQVTFTAPLGVETLPLNVTFVLPLPATPIGFTPRGLSTISGQPVTIQLQSVRDPTLIYSISLAPSGKVTWCSVQITPCIQNQ, encoded by the coding sequence ATGTTGGTTCGGCAAGCAATACGCGACAGACGACTGCTGAACGATCAGCAAGGGTTCACCCTGCTGGAGATCATGATCGTTGTCGCGATTATAGGGATAAGCGCTGCATTAGCTGTTCCTAATTTCACGATGATGTACGCTCGCCACGAACTCTATCAGACGACTACGAGCCTCTATAATAGACTTGTGTTTGCTCGCTCGTCGGCCATCAGCCGCAACGCCATGATTGTGGCGACACCCGCCAATGTCCCGGGCTCCCAGAGTCAAGTTACATTCACGGCCCCTCTGGGTGTCGAAACATTGCCGCTCAACGTGACCTTTGTTCTGCCGCTGCCGGCTACGCCGATTGGCTTTACGCCGAGAGGATTAAGCACGATCTCTGGGCAGCCTGTGACGATACAGCTGCAAAGCGTTCGAGACCCTACTTTGATCTATTCGATCTCGTTGGCTCCCTCAGGCAAAGTCACATGGTGCAGTGTACAGATTACTCCTTGTATTCAGAACCAGTAG
- a CDS encoding PilZ domain-containing protein → MKQDSRKVQRFAVQLPCKFGSDKDKLNGMVLNLSAQGCAMLAEQLPSVSTYISLEIDLLNGEAPADIELAGVRWISGQRCGLEFIRVSPEMLTRLQAFVLLLEKTS, encoded by the coding sequence ATGAAACAAGATTCTCGCAAGGTCCAGCGGTTCGCCGTCCAGCTTCCTTGCAAATTTGGGAGCGATAAGGACAAGTTGAACGGAATGGTCTTAAACCTTTCAGCACAGGGATGTGCCATGCTGGCGGAGCAACTTCCGTCCGTATCGACCTACATTTCTCTGGAGATCGATCTCTTGAACGGCGAAGCTCCTGCCGACATTGAATTGGCTGGAGTTCGCTGGATATCCGGACAACGATGTGGGCTGGAGTTTATCCGCGTCTCACCCGAAATGTTGACGCGGTTACAGGCTTTCGTTTTGCTGCTGGAGAAGACGTCTTAA
- a CDS encoding GspE/PulE family protein, with product MITQGVERHQKRQILAVPSLKKSSMAKQSRKMTMGRSLLDCIAYRGLIKQTDLDAAIEESLSREIDLETLLLDKYRVPKSALGSALGEFYQCPYVSYDERTVIDPELLKNLSFDYLRRSAWIPLKRQGTILDIVINDPHDLEKGLDIRRAFPGTTIRFSVGLRRDIEQYLLVATGQANGGSITEILGELVDEAGLERNGDAEPGEIDENDSAIVRLANQVIAEAYRLGASDVHIEPYSDRKETAVRFRVDGTCFTYMHIPAVYRRAIVSRLKIMANLDIAERRKPQDGKIRYKLAKDREIELRVATLPTAGNNEDVVLRLLTAKETMPLEAMDFSQDVLQMVKELSERPHGIFLCVGPTGSGKTTTLHAVMKDINTDERKIWTAEDPIEITQEGLRQVQVHPKIGFTFAAAMRAFLRADPDVIMIGEMRDKETADVAIEASLTGHLVMSTLHTNSAVETVTRLLDMGCDSFNFADAMLGVLAMRLCKRICSQCKESYRPTQQEYDELVQGYGARYWDKLGVTYTDDLALYRGRGCEACNHSGFKGRVALHELLVGSEEIKNLIQARARTAEILSVAMRDGMVTLLQNGIQKVLKGLTTYRQVRAVAIK from the coding sequence ATGATCACGCAAGGCGTTGAAAGACATCAGAAACGGCAGATCCTCGCGGTACCCAGTCTGAAGAAGTCGTCGATGGCCAAACAATCTCGTAAGATGACGATGGGACGCAGTCTTCTAGACTGCATCGCCTATCGGGGGCTTATCAAACAGACCGACCTCGATGCAGCAATAGAAGAATCTCTGTCGCGGGAAATTGATCTAGAAACCCTCTTGCTCGATAAGTATCGTGTGCCGAAGTCCGCACTCGGGTCCGCGCTCGGCGAGTTTTACCAATGCCCCTACGTCTCCTATGATGAGCGAACCGTCATCGACCCGGAGCTTTTGAAGAATCTCAGTTTCGATTATCTCAGAAGGAGTGCCTGGATTCCGTTGAAACGACAGGGGACTATCCTCGACATTGTCATCAATGACCCGCACGATCTGGAGAAGGGCCTCGATATACGACGCGCGTTCCCTGGGACGACGATACGATTTTCCGTCGGGCTTCGGCGGGATATCGAACAATATCTCCTTGTCGCAACAGGGCAGGCCAACGGGGGATCGATAACCGAGATTCTTGGAGAACTCGTCGATGAAGCGGGCCTCGAACGGAACGGGGACGCCGAGCCCGGAGAGATCGATGAAAACGATTCGGCCATCGTGCGTCTCGCGAACCAGGTGATTGCCGAGGCGTATCGATTAGGCGCCTCGGATGTCCATATTGAGCCCTATTCTGATCGCAAGGAGACGGCAGTACGGTTCCGGGTCGATGGGACCTGTTTTACCTACATGCATATTCCTGCAGTCTATCGGCGCGCCATTGTTTCGCGGTTGAAGATCATGGCCAACCTCGATATAGCCGAACGACGGAAGCCTCAGGACGGCAAAATCCGCTACAAATTGGCGAAGGATCGTGAAATCGAATTGCGGGTAGCTACATTGCCTACAGCAGGGAACAACGAAGATGTGGTGCTGCGTCTCCTAACGGCAAAGGAAACCATGCCTTTAGAGGCCATGGACTTTTCCCAAGACGTTCTGCAGATGGTTAAAGAATTGTCCGAACGTCCGCATGGCATATTCCTGTGCGTGGGTCCGACTGGCTCAGGGAAAACCACCACCCTGCATGCCGTCATGAAGGACATCAATACCGACGAGCGAAAGATTTGGACTGCAGAGGACCCCATCGAGATCACGCAAGAAGGTTTGAGACAGGTTCAGGTCCATCCGAAAATCGGATTTACGTTTGCTGCAGCGATGCGTGCCTTCCTTCGTGCCGATCCGGACGTGATCATGATCGGGGAGATGCGTGACAAAGAAACGGCCGATGTCGCGATAGAAGCTTCGCTCACCGGTCATCTGGTGATGAGCACGCTTCATACGAACAGCGCGGTAGAAACCGTCACTCGATTGCTGGACATGGGTTGCGACTCGTTCAACTTTGCTGACGCGATGTTAGGGGTGCTGGCGATGCGCCTCTGCAAGCGCATTTGCTCTCAGTGCAAAGAAAGCTACCGCCCGACTCAGCAAGAGTATGACGAGCTCGTGCAAGGCTATGGAGCGCGTTATTGGGATAAGCTCGGAGTGACCTACACCGACGATTTAGCTCTCTATCGTGGAAGAGGTTGCGAGGCTTGCAATCACAGTGGGTTCAAGGGAAGGGTGGCGCTACATGAACTCCTAGTTGGATCGGAGGAGATTAAGAATCTGATCCAAGCTAGAGCGAGGACGGCCGAAATACTTAGCGTGGCGATGCGGGATGGTATGGTCACCTTGTTGCAGAATGGCATCCAGAAAGTCCTGAAAGGTCTGACGACGTATCGGCAGGTCCGGGCTGTGGCGATAAAGTGA
- a CDS encoding prepilin-type N-terminal cleavage/methylation domain-containing protein, with the protein MKNAIKNDGFSLIEVMVAMVISGVALVGTLAAVEISARHVQQGALTSKAIELAQARLEAKRSAHWQSLLEDDLDHDGTPETFMADDGQGADITAGDGIYTARYERDGVTVVWMIETERPGPLGSAAQVMIRAVASYVGLNGHKREVQVATIRANPNFVGQR; encoded by the coding sequence ATGAAGAATGCGATCAAGAATGATGGTTTCAGTTTGATCGAAGTGATGGTGGCAATGGTGATTTCAGGAGTGGCGCTGGTGGGTACTCTCGCTGCAGTGGAAATTTCCGCTAGGCACGTCCAGCAGGGAGCCTTAACCAGTAAGGCGATCGAGTTGGCCCAGGCAAGGTTGGAAGCGAAGCGGTCCGCTCATTGGCAGTCCCTTCTGGAAGATGATCTCGATCACGATGGCACCCCGGAAACGTTCATGGCGGATGACGGCCAAGGGGCCGACATAACTGCGGGTGATGGGATCTACACAGCCCGGTATGAACGTGACGGAGTGACAGTCGTGTGGATGATCGAAACAGAACGCCCAGGACCGCTGGGCTCGGCCGCTCAGGTGATGATTCGGGCAGTCGCGTCCTATGTCGGGCTCAACGGGCACAAGCGGGAAGTACAGGTGGCAACCATTCGAGCCAATCCCAACTTTGTGGGACAACGATGA
- a CDS encoding prepilin peptidase — MHESKVLLWLPMAGLFGALIGSFLNVCIYRLPRRESIVWPGSHCPRCSHSIAWYDNIPILSYFILAGRCRHCTQRIPFRYPLVEILNASGYVGLIWFFGPSWVAVAYGLLYSALLVVAGTDLSHKIIPNVVTFPGIIVGLVCATIVLPLGFLGGMLGVLVGGGILWLLAWASPYLFGKEGMGGGDIKLLAMIGAFLGWKPALMTIMVGSFLGSLVGLTLLATQVIKREDYIPFGPFLVCGALVALFFGQSILDWYQGILAG, encoded by the coding sequence ATGCATGAGAGCAAGGTTCTATTGTGGCTGCCGATGGCCGGTCTTTTCGGCGCACTCATCGGTAGCTTTCTCAATGTCTGTATCTACCGCCTGCCACGGCGGGAGTCGATCGTATGGCCAGGCTCCCATTGCCCGAGATGCTCTCATTCCATTGCTTGGTACGATAACATTCCCATTCTGAGTTACTTCATATTGGCTGGACGTTGTAGGCATTGTACCCAGCGCATTCCCTTCCGCTATCCCTTGGTGGAGATCCTGAATGCCTCTGGTTATGTAGGGCTCATTTGGTTTTTCGGCCCAAGCTGGGTTGCTGTGGCGTACGGCCTGCTCTATTCAGCTCTCCTCGTGGTAGCTGGGACCGATCTTTCGCATAAGATCATCCCCAATGTCGTGACGTTTCCAGGGATCATTGTAGGCCTCGTCTGCGCCACCATTGTCTTACCTCTCGGGTTCCTGGGGGGCATGCTGGGGGTTCTCGTCGGCGGAGGAATTCTGTGGCTTCTGGCCTGGGCCAGTCCCTATCTTTTTGGTAAGGAGGGGATGGGTGGGGGGGACATCAAACTGCTGGCGATGATCGGGGCGTTTCTGGGATGGAAACCCGCGCTGATGACCATCATGGTAGGGTCGTTCCTGGGATCACTCGTGGGGCTTACCCTTCTTGCCACACAGGTGATCAAACGCGAGGATTACATTCCCTTCGGTCCGTTTCTGGTTTGCGGTGCGCTGGTGGCATTATTCTTTGGCCAATCGATCCTTGATTGGTATCAGGGGATCTTGGCCGGATAA
- a CDS encoding LuxR C-terminal-related transcriptional regulator, translated as MAKAIGKPRPRKSLADLEPPPRTKRPESLTSREQEILELIWAGFKNKEIGHRLKISVKTVEAHRANMMKKMRVSNTAQLLKTAIQGGALRVR; from the coding sequence ATGGCCAAAGCAATTGGGAAGCCGCGACCTCGGAAATCGTTAGCCGATCTTGAACCTCCTCCCCGCACAAAACGGCCTGAGTCGCTTACGTCACGCGAGCAGGAAATTTTGGAGCTGATCTGGGCTGGATTTAAGAACAAGGAAATTGGTCACCGGTTGAAGATCAGCGTCAAGACCGTCGAAGCCCACCGCGCCAATATGATGAAGAAAATGCGCGTGTCGAATACGGCTCAACTGCTGAAAACCGCCATCCAGGGCGGTGCGCTGAGGGTCAGGTAA